Below is a genomic region from Actinomadura sp. NAK00032.
GGCGGCGAGAACCCGGCGATCATCGACCTGGCCGCCACGGTCGGGGACCGCATGCTCACCGTCGTCGTGGCGGTCGTCGGCGTCGCGCTGCTGCTGCTCGTCATCGCGTTCCGCTCGATCATCGTGCCGGTGAAGGCGGCGCTGATGAACCTGCTGTCGATCGGGGCGTCGTTCGGCGTCGTCACCGCCGTGTTCCAGTGGGGCTGGGGCGTCGAGCTGCTCGGCGTCGACCAGGCCATCCCGATCATGTCGTTCATCCCGCTGTTCATGTTCGCGCTGATCTTCGGGCTGTCCATGGACTACGAGGTCTTCCTGCTGTCGCGGATCAAGGAGGAGTACGACCGGACGGGCGACCCGCACGAGTCGGTGGTGGTCGGGATCGGGGCGACGGCCCGGCTCATCACCTCGGCCGCGCTCATCATGATCTTCGTGTTCGCGAGCTTCGTCCCGCAGCCGGACCCGATGGTGAAGATGATGGCGCTCGGCCTCGCGGTCGCGGTGGCGATGGACGCGACGATCGTCCGGCTCGTCCTCGTCCCGGCGCTGATGAGCCTGCTCGGGCACGCGAACTGGTGGTGGCCGGGACGCGGCCGTCCGGCCGTGCCGCCGACGCCGCAGCCGCCTCCGGAACCGGTCGCCGAGCAGCTGGAACTTGAGTTGACGACCTGACGGCGAGTGTTCTCCGAAGCGCCGGGTACGTGCCGTGGCGGACATCGGGGGGCCTCATGCGCGTCGCTGCAGTACGGACGGTCGTGCCGGAGCATCACTACGACCAGGACCAGATCACCCGGGCCGTCGTGGAGCGCGCCGCCGCGAAGGAGCAGATCGTCCGGCGCCTGCATGCCGCCACCCAGGTCACCGGCCGCCGCCTGGCGCTGCCCATCGACGAGTACGTCAAGCTCGACGGCTTCACCGAGGCCAACGGCGTCTACATCGAGACGGCCGTCGAGCTGGCGGCGCGGGCGGTCGGTGACGTCCTCGACCGGGCCGGGATCTCCCCGCAGGACGTCGACCACCTCGTCTTCTGCTCCTCGACCGGGGTGGCGACGCCCTCGCTGGACGCCCGCGTGGCGCAGCGCGTCGGGCTGCGCGAGGACATCACCCGCGTGCCGATGTTCGGCCTCGGCTGCGCGGCGGGCGCCGCCGGGCTGTCCCGGGTGGCCGACTACCTGCGCGGCCGCCCCGAGCGGGTGGCGGTGCTGGTGTGCGTCGAGCTGTGCTCCCTGACCGTGCAGCGCGACGACAGCTCGATGGCGAACCTGGTGGCCAGCGGCCTGTTCGGCGACGGCGCCGCCGCCGTGGTCGCGCTCGGCGACCACCGCGACACCGCCGGGCACCGGGGGCCGCGGGTGGTCGCGAGCCGCAGCAGGCTCTACCCCGGCACCGAGCGCCTCATGGGCTGGGACGTCGGCGACCACGGCCTGCGCGTCGTCCTGGCCGCCGACCTCGTCGCCCATGTCGAGGCCACCCTGGCGGGCGACGTGACGTCCTTTCTGGACGATCACGGGCTCGCCCCGGGCCGGGTCCCGTCGTGGGTCTGCCACCCCGGCGGCCCGAAGGTGATCGAGGCCATCGAGCGGGAGCTGGCGCTGGAGCCGGGCGCGCTCGACATCACCTGGGAGTCGCTGCGGACGCTCGGCAACCTCTCGTCGGTGTCGGTGCTGAACGTGCTGGAGGAGACGATCGCGCGGCGCCGCCCGCCCGACGGGACGCCCGGCCTGCTGATGGCGCTCGGGCCGGGGTTCTCCGCCGAACTCGTCCTGCTGCGATGGTGAGGCGGGGGCTGCGGCGCGGGCTGCGGCGCGGGCGGGGGCGGCGGCGCGGGAGGTCTGCCGGGCGGTCGGTGAACCGGTACGGCGTGCTGATCGGGCTCGTCGCCGCCGAGCGGCTGGCGGAGCTGGCCGTGGCGCGCCGGAACCGCGCCTGGGCGCTGCGGAACGGCGGGGTCGAGCACGGCCGGCGGCACTATCCGCTGATCGCCGCCGCCCATGCCGGTCTGCTGGGCGGGGCGCTGCTGGAGGCCCGGCGTGGGCGGAGCCCGTTCATCCCAGCACTCGGCTGGCCGATGCTGGCGGTGGCGCTCTCGTCCCAGGCGCTGCGCTGGTGGTGCATCACCAGCCTGGGGAAGCGGTGGAACACCCGGGTCATCGTGGTGCCCGGCATGCCGCTCGTGGAGCGCGGCCCTTACCGGCGCTTGCGGCATCCCAACTACGTGGCGGTCGTCGCAGAGGGCGCCGCCTTGCCGCTCGTCCACACCGGGTGGCGTACTGCGCTGCTGTTCACGGCGACCAACCTGTGCCTGCTCCGGACGCGCATCAGGGTCGAGAACGAGGCGCTCGGTCACGCTGGAACGTCGAGTACAGCCACGACTGCCCCGCCCATGTGCGGCTCTGGGGGAGTCGGACGAGGAACGGCGGCGGCCGCTCGGTCATGGTGAGACGGTTCGGTCGGTCATGGTGAGACGGTGGTGTGCGTCCGGCCTGTCCGCTTCGAGGCCTGCTCGCGGAACGCCGTGCCGGCGGCCTGCCTGTGGAGTCCCTCCAGGAGGGCGATCTGGGCGATCGCGCGGTCGAGCAGGGTGCGGAGCTGCTCGACGTCCAGCCCCGGTTCCCGGTCGGCGATGGCGAGCAGGGTGCGCCACCCGGCCGCCTTGCCCTCGACGGCCAGCCGGAGCGCCTCGATCTCCACGAGATCGCTGAGCGGGGAGCGGGTCGCGACCCGGCCGTTGAGCTTCAGCCGGCCACCCTTCTCCGCCGCCCACACCGCCATGCTCTTGAACCGGCGGGGCGGCATCCCGAGCGAACGCAGGATCGACTGCAGCGCCCCGCGGTCGGCGGCGATGTCGTCCGAGAGCCTCCGCAAGAGCTCGGCGTCGCCGGTGTCACGGTGCGAGCGTGCGACGCGGCGGGCCAGTGCCACGCCGCCCGCTGCCGCGGCCAGATGGTCGGTCAGATAGATGTGCAGCAATCCCCGGCTGCCACGTGTCCCCATGCGGCCCCCGTACCCCGGCCTGGCCGCGTAAACGGCACGGTCGGCGGCGGCGTCGGGTCAGGGGATCTGCTCGACGCGGACGCCGGGGACGGCCTCGTAGACGTCGGGGTCGGCGGTGACCAGCGGCCACCGGCGCCAGCGCGCGGACCAGGCGGCCTGGGCGGCGTCCATGCCGAGGTTGGGGATCGTGGTGACGAGCAGACCGGTCTGCTGCGCGATCACGTCGTCGAGGTCGTCCACGTGGACGACCTGCATGCCGGGGAGCCGCTCCAGGACGGTGCGGCCGTGGTCGGGGACGATCTGCCACGCGCGGGCGAGCGCGGTCGCGGGGATCACGATGGTGGCGTGCTGGGCGATGGACGCGCGGAGCCGGGCGCGGACGTAGATCGTCTTGCCGGTGGCGAGGTCCAGGAGTGCGGTCGCGTCGAAGACGTGACCGGTGATCACGCGACGTCCCTGCGGTCCGGCGTGCCGCGTTCGACGAGGCGGTCGACCATCGCCTGCTCGTCGGGGCTCGGCGGGCCGAACAGATCGTCGATGGTCGAGGAGTCCCGCAGGTAGGCCAGCTTGAGGCGCGCCCCGTCCGCGAGGAAGCCGGACACCGAGGCGATCTTCTTGTCCTCGGCGAGGCCCTGGAGCGTGGCGGCAAGCTCGTCCGGGAGCGTGATGTTGAGTCTCGCCATGGCGCACACAATACACACTCGGATGCCTTCCAGTGTGTACTGGCCGGGTTAGATCGGCGTGCGCGAGCTGGCCGGCGGCAGCGGGAACAGCCCCGGCCCGCGCTGCGCAGCACCGCCGCGTCGCCGGCCGCCGTCGCTGCGAGGGGTTTGGATGACGAGGGCGGCATACACGGCGGAGGCGCACATCTAAGGAGGCAGGAACGGCCGCGCCAGAACGTCCGACGGCTCGGGCAGCGCGCCGGGCGACGCGGCGGCGGTGTCCTTGATCCCGAACGGCTCCGGCGGATTCACGCTGAGCACCGAAATGCGGATCTCACTGCCGTCGCTCGCCGTCGCTCGCCGTCGCTCGCCGTCGCTCGCTGTCGACGAGGCCGACCGCCTGACTCGGGCCGCCCAGCGGGCATGCCCTTATTCGTCGGCCACGCGCGCCAACATGGACGTGTCCGTCGTGGTCAACGGCGAGCAGGTCTGAGTTCTGAGTTCTGTTTCTACGCGCCGGCTGTGTCGAGCGAGAGGGCGTCGAGCCGGGCCTGCTGCCGGTCGGTGAGCCTCAACCCGGCCGCGGCGACGTTCTCCTCCAGGTGCCCGATCGACGCCGTCCCCGGGATGGGCAGGACGACCGGCGAACGGCCGAGCAGCCACGCGAGGGCGACCTGGGCCGGCGTGGCATCGAGTTCGGCGGCCACGGCGGCGACCTCGCCGGCCGTGGTCGCGGGCAGGACGGGCCGCCACGGCAGGAAGGCGATCCCCGCCGCCGTGCAGGCGTCGAGCACCGCGTCGTGCTCGCGGTCGAGCAGGTTGTAGCGGTTCTGCACGCTCGCGATGTCGACGATCCGCCGCGCCTCGTCGAGTTCGGCGACGGTCACCTCGGACAGCCCGATGTGGCCGATCTTGCCCTCGTCCCGGAGATCGCGGAGCGTCCCCACCTGGTCGGCGAGCGGGACCTCCGGGTCGACGCGGTGCAGTTGGAGCAGTTCCAGCCGCTCGGTGCGCAGGCGGCGCAGGGCCCGCTCGACCTGGTCGCGCAGGACCTCGGGCCGCCCGCACAGCGCCGCTTCGCGCGGCGGCTCCGGCGGGATGACGCCCACTTTCGTCGTGACGAGCACGTCGTCCGGGAAGGGGTGGAGGGCCTCGACGAGCAGCTCCTCGTTGGCGCCCCAGCCGTACAGGTAGGCGGTATCGATCAACGTGACGCCGAGCTCGACGGCCCGCCGCGCCACCGCGACCGAGTTCTCCCGCGCCTGCCCGGGACCAGTCGGCAACTGCATGGCCCCGAACCCGAGCCGCCCCACCTCGACGGCGCCCCCGATGCGAAAGGTGTCAGACATATCGCGCATTTCATGATCATCGTACTTCGCCCCGACCGCCGGGCGCGTAACCCGACCCTGCGCCCCCAACCACGACCAGCGGCCCGACGGGCAGCGGTCCGCTGGCCAGCGGTTCGACGGGCAGTGCTGCGACGGGCAGTGCTGCGACGGGCAGTGGCTCGGCGGCCGGTGGTTCGGCGCGCGGCGGTTGGACGTGCGGCGGTTGGACGTGCGGCGCTGGGACGTGCAGCGGTGCGACGGTCGGCGGTTCGGTGGCCGGCGGTGCGGCGGGCAGCGCTATGACGGGCAGCGCTATGGCGGGCAGCGCTATGGCGGGCAGCGCTATGGCGGGCAGCGCTATGGCGGGCAGCGCTATGGCGGGCGGTGGTGCGGCGGGTGGCGGTTGGGCGGTGCGACGGCTGGGGGGTGGGCGGGCGGCGGTGTGGCGGGTAGATCGACCGCTGCGGCGCATAACGGTTACCGGGCCCGGCGCTGGGACGTCCGCGATGGGAAACGGTCGGTCGCGGTCGGCCTCCAGGCAGGTGGGCAGCCAGGCAAAATGGCGGACGGGCCGCGGGAAAACGGTGTGCGTTGGCCGGGTTCGGGTGGCTATCGTCGGGGGCATGGTGAGTCCCGAGGCGAGCGAGACGGGGGCTTTCGGTCACCCGTCAGCCCCCTGAACCACTGAAGCCATCCGGCCCGGCCGGCCGCTGCGAGCGGCCGGGGCCGTTCTCGGGCTGAGCGCGGTGACGAGACGACTCGTCCGATCTCGCCTCACCTCGGAGCCATGCGGTGCCTCTTCCGCTCTACCTGCTCGCCGTGGCGGTCTTCGCCATGGGAACCTCGGAATTCATGCTCGCCGGCCTGCTGCCGGACATCGCCGCCGACCTCGGCGTCCCCGTCGGGACCGCCGGTCTGCTGACCTCCGCGTTCGCGCTCGGCATGGTCGCGGGTGCGCCGCTGGTGGCGGCGGTCGCGCGCACCTGGCCGCGGCGGACCAGCCTTTTCGGCTTCATCTGCGTGTTCCTCGTGGCGCACGCCGTCGGTGCCGTCACCGGGAGCTTCCCGGTGCTGGTCGTGACCCGGATCGTCGCCGCACTCGCGAACGCCGGGTTCCTCGCGGTCGCGCTGGCGACGGCGGCCGCGCTCGTGCCGGGCGACCGGAAGGGGCGCGCGCTGGCCGTCCTGCTGTCCGGCACGACGGCCGCCACCATCGCCGGGGTCCCCGGTGGTGCGGTCCTCGGCACCCTGCTCGGCTGGCGGGCCACCTTCTGGGCGGTCGCCGTTCTGTGCCTGCCCGCCGCCATCGGCGTCCTGCGCGGCCTTCCCCCGCGTACCGGACGGCCGGACGAGGCGGACGGCCCGGCGCTGCAGGTCGAACTCGCGCAGCTGCGGAGGCCGCGGCTGGTCCTCGTGATGCTGCTCGGCGCGCTGGTGAACGCCGCGACCTTCGGGACCTTCACCTTCCTCGCGCCCATCGTCACCGGCACCGCCGGGCTGGCGCCGATCTGGGTGTCCGCCGTGCTGGTGCTGTTCGGGCTCGGCTCCTTCGCCGGCGTCACCACCGCCGGACGTCTGTCGGACAAGCGCCCCGGCCTCGTCATCGCGGTCGGCGGGCCCCTTCTGCTGCTGGGGTGGCTGGCCCTGGGCGCCTTCGCCGCCAGCCCGGTCGCGTTGCTCGGCCTTGTGTTCGTCCAGGGGACGCTCTCGTTCGCTCTCGGGAGCACACTGATCGCGCGCGTCCTCTACGAGGCGTCCGGGGCCCCGACCATGGGTGGTTCATATGCGACGGCGGCGCTCAACGTCGGTGCCGTCGCGGGACCGCTCGCCGCCGCCGCAACGCTCGACACCAGTCTCGCCGACCTCGGCCCGGTCTGGACGAGCGGCGTCCTCGTCGCGGCGGCCCTGCTTCTCGCGCTGCCCTTCAGACGGATCCTGGCGAGCTAGCCAGAGGCGGGCTCGCCTGGTTGCAGCGGCTCCCCGTCAGCCGGACGAGATGGTCTCGCCGGTGTGGCGGGGAGCCCGGGCGAGTCGAGAGAACTGAACTGCATCGCTGGAGTTCAGTTGATACTTTCAGGGTGATGGACGAAGACCCGTGCCGCAAAGCCTCAAACAGGTGATCTGATTGCGTCCGTTCGATCTCGCGCGGGAGCATGGCATCTCGGCACAGGCCGTCCGCAACTACGAGCGGGACGGGTTCATCCCGGCGGCGCGGCGTTCCGCCAGCGGCTACCGCATCTACACCGAGGCGCACGCCGCCGCTCTCCGCGCCTACCTCTCCCTCGTCCAGGCGCTCGGTTACGCGGCGGCGGGCCAGGTCATGAACGCGCTCCACGACGACCGGCTGGACGACGCCCTGACCGTCATCGACCGTGGCCATCACCAACTCCTCCGCGACCGGGACACCCTCAGCTCGGTGCGGCAGGCGGTGGAACACCTGACGGCCGAGGCGAACACCACCCCAGCCCACCCGGACGCCGCAGGCCCTGTATCCCCGGATGTCGCCGATTCTGTTCGTCCGGACGCCGCCGCCATCAGCGCCATCGGGACCATCGGGGCCATCGGGACCATCGGGGATCTCGCCCACCGGCTAGGCGTCACCACCGCGACCCTGCGCAACTGGGAGGACGCCGGGATCATCGTCCCCGAACGCGACCCGGCCACCGGGTACCGCGTCTTCCGCACGACCGACGTCCGCGATGCCGAACTGGCCCATCTCCTTCGGCGCGGGGGATACCTGCTGGACCACATTGCCGCCGTGGTCCAGCAAATCCGAACCGCGGGCGGCACCGATGCGCTGTCCCGTTCCCTTGACGACTGGCAAGAGAAGCTGACAGCGCGGGGACTTGCAATGCTCAAGGCGTCCGCTCAGCTCAACGACTACCTGAACCAGCTCGACGCCGCCGCCCTCACAGCAGCTCCCGGCGACGGCTAATAGTTGCCCGTCCGTCCGGCGTCCGCCGTCCGCCGCCGGGCTCACCTCACCTAACTCACCCGAACGAGCTGCTTTCCGAGATTGGCACCGTCGAAAAGCCGTTGCAGCGCGGTAGGAGCGTTGTGCAGCCCGTCGATGACGTCTTCGGCCCAATGCAGTTCCCCCGCGGCCAGCCACCCCGCGAGACGAGACAGCGCTTCGGGAAATTCGGAGAGGTAATCGAAGAAGATGAAGCCCTCCATGCGAGCCCGCCGGAAAGCCAGTTGCATGTAGTTGGACGGCCCCGTCCCATAGCCGGTGGCCGTGTAGCCGGACGAGATCGACCCGCAGAGTGCGATGCGCGCATGGATGGCCAGCCGGTCGAGCGCGTTCTCCAGGAGAACACCGCCCACGTTGTCGAAGACGGCGGTGAGCCCGTCGGGCGCGAAGGCCTGCAAAGCGGCCGGGACGTCGTCGGCGCGGTAATCGACGCACGCGTCGAACCCGGCGACGTCCTTCACCCAGGCGACCTTTTCGGGCGAGCCGGCGGTGCCGATGACCCGAGCGCCGAGGAGTCGCGCGATCTGCCCGGCGAGCGAGCCCACGCTCCCGGCCGCGCCGGTGACCAGCACGGTGTCTCCGTCCGCGATGTTCAGGACGCGTGACATACCGAAGAATGCCGTCAGCCCGCTCACGCCGAACACGGTGAGCATGTGGCGCGGATCGATACCGTCCGGGACGGGATTGACGCCGAACAGTCCGCCGTCGCGGGCCACGACATACTCCCGCCAGCCTAGGTCGCCATAAACCCACTGCCCTTCCGGCAGCGCTGCATTCCGGGAGGCGACCACGCGGCCGACGCCGCTACCGCGCATCACATCGCCGATTCCTACGGGTGCGGTGTAGGTGGCGTCGGGGTTGAGCCACGTCCGCTGTGTGGCGTCGATGCCGAGCCAAACGACCTCTACCAACGCTTCACCGTCTTGCAGCGAAGGCACTGGCATGGTCTGCTCAGCGAACGTGTCGGCGGTGATGCCCGCGCTCGGACGTTCGCGAAGCACCATCTGGCGGAAGGTCTTGACGGGCATGGATTCAAGCTTTCTCGTTGGAACGTGTCGCTTGGCTGAATGTCGCGGTCAGTTCGCTGATGACGTGGTCCACTGGAGCCCCGAGTGCCACTCGCAGCCCTTCACTATCGAGAGCGCGGCGAAGCATCGAGGCCATCATGACGGGGTCGAATCGGCGCAGTTCGCCACTGCGCTGGCCTTCCTCGAACAGCGCCACCAGGTCGGAAAGGGACGCCGCCACGAGATCGTCGTAGGATTCCGCCGCCGTTGCCGCCCTGTGCGCGACGACTGCTATCAAGGCCCGCGTCTCCACTGGTCGCTGCGCGCAGTACGTAAGAAAAGTACAGATGTACGACGCGAGGCGGCCTAGGACATCACCTTCGCTGCGCAGCGTTGCCGCAAGCTCCGGCCCCAGTTTCCCGACCACGCGGTCGACCACGGCGTTGAGGATCTCTTCCCTCGTCTCGAAATTGCTGTGGTACGCGCCACGGCTGTACCCGGCCTCCTCCGCGATCGCCTCGACGGAGGTGGCGGCCACCCCGCGCTCCGCGAACAGCTGCGCTGCCGACACCACAAGCTCAGCACGCGTGCGCTGCTGCCGCTCGGCCCGCGTCTCTCGTCCTGCCATGGCTCACAGGATACATGACCGTATCTGGATACGCCACCGTATCTAGGTGGACTGCGATGGGGGCGCCCTGGAGTCGACCTTCCGCCCCAGTGCAACCCGGTGTCCCCAGCGGTTCGCTTCACGGGCACCGGTGGCTGGTGTTTGTTGCCCTTTCATTCCCTCTAGTGGGAAGGGAGGTCGCCTGGCGACAGCATCGAATTTTGAGACGTCATGGTTAAAGCGTGACGTGCCGTGCAGGTGAGATAGGTCAACAGTTGAGAAGGTGCGGTGTGGTCGCTGGAGGAGGTTCGTGCGAGAGATGTTCGTGGAATTGTGGTGGGGGCGGCGCTGCGTACGGGGCCGCCCCTCCAAAGTCAAGGGCGCCTTCGGCGTCGCTTCGCGATGGGACTCCGTCCCACCCTTGACTCAATGCCACTTAGTTAGGCTGCGGAACCCAGAATCTTGATGGCGGGTTCTTCCGTGTGATAGGTGCAGCTGTCTGCGGGTCGTTTGACTCGGTAGGACGTGTACCGCTGGCGTTTGGTAACGCGTGGATAGCTTCGTAGACGCCGTGGCGGGTTCGGTCGTTCGACTATCTCGGCGATGGTGTCGGCGGTCGCGCGCTCAAGGTGCGGTGGGGGAAAAATCCGCCGGGCCTCCTACCTGCCGGCGGACGATGCGAAGTGAGCGGATGGACGACAACCGGTCTGGATCCAATTCCGCTTGATCCGCGGCCTCGGCCATGAGGTGCCGGACGCCGTAGTATGTCAGCAGCATCCCCCACAGTTCCTGCTCGACCATCTCGGGTGACTTCGAGCGCAACAACGCTCCGGCGCCCTTCTGGTGCGTTTTCATCTCGCCGATGGCCGCTTCGATCTCCCACCGCTCATGGTAAGCGGCGGCGAGTTCTGTCGCGGGCGCGTCCAGGGGGTCAAGGATGGTGGTGACGAGGGTGAACAGTTCATCCTATCCACGGTTGGTCACTTCATATTCCACGACCCGGACGTACAGGCCGGGAAGTTCGGTCAGTTCCATAGTCCCGGCCGCCAAGCGTTTGGACGCGGCGGTGCGGGCTCTGCGGTTCGCCGAATATGACAGATAAGACCCATCGGGGAGCCATTTGATGACCGGAAGCAGAACATTGATCTTGGCGCGCAGCAACGCGTCCGCTCCAGCATCTCTGATCCGTTGCAGATGTTCGTTGCTGTACATGCCCCGGTCGCCGATGACCAGCATGTCCTCGGCCACGATCCCCGAGCCCAGCAGCCGGGTCGCCAGCGCGATCTCGGTATCGTGCTGCGCACCGAACTCAGCTCCGACGATGGCGTGGGTGCCGCATTCGGCCAGCCCGACCACCAGCACTTTGGGGAACACGCCTTTCTCGTCCTTTTTCTTCCCCGCATACCCGAAACGTTCGGCGTTCGCGGCGCTGTCGGGCACTTCGATGTCGAAGCCGTCAAGGGCCATCAGCCGCCACCGCCCCAGCCACGCGCCCTGGGTCGACCGCCGGGCACAGGGAACCGCGACACGGAAGAACAGATCACGCATCACCTCGGCCCCAAGCCGCCGACGTGCCTGGGTCAACGCACCGGACGACGGCACCACCCACTCGTTCCGCCAGATCCGCAACCCGCGCAGGCCCTGCACCAGCTTACGTATCACTTCCTCATACGCGTCCGCATGGAACAACGTCATCGCCATGACGAAATAGACCACGACACGCGCAGGCAGCAGCCGCACCCGCTTTTCCCGGCGTCCGGCAGCGGCGATCACCTCATCCACCAGCTCACGCGGCACCAAGCGCGTCAAAACCCCGATACCGATCTGATCTACCAGCACACCAGCCGAACCCGAACCACGCGCAGCAGCCTCATCCATCGTCGCACGGTAGATCGACCGCTACTTCCACGTCCACGAAAACCCAAAAATGAACTAATCCACAAACCACCCTGTGGATATGTGAAGAAGCCGACGCACCAGCACTAACTAAGTGGCATTGACCCTTGACTTCGGAGCCTCTGCGGCCCCTGAGCGCAGCTTTCGTCGGGCAGAGGGCAGGCTCCGCCTGCCCCCTGCCCGACGCGCCGCCCCCACCCCAACCAGAACCACCAACCAGAAACACACAACGACAACACCCGGCAGGGCAACGAAATCAAAATGCCCGAAATGAGCCTTTGTGAATAATGGGCACTCATTGATCGACAAGACCCGAAAAGAATCATGGAAGAATTCCGGTCCGAAAGGGTGAAGTGAGGGGCGGCCGGATATCATTGGGGTATGAGTTCAATCGCGGTCGACCTCGATACCGCGTCCACCATGGAATTGGTGGACGCGGCATCGGCGATCGCCGCCGAACTCGCCTCCCGTGCCGCACCCGACTCGGCGGCGGTGTGCATGGACCTCACCGAGACCCTCGCCGCCGCCACCGATCTGCATGAAGCCGCCCTGTCGCGATTGATCGGCACCGTCGACCGGACTCGCGAAGTGCAGCGGTGGGGTTTCCCCTCCACCCGGTCCTGGCTGCGGTCCCGCCTCGGTATGCGCGAAGCCCGCGCCAAGGAGCGCCTCACGCTGGCCCGCCAGGCCCACCGTCTGCCGGAGATGACCGAGCGGTGGGCCACCGGCGAACTGTCGGCCGGGTACGCCGCCACCATCGCCGACGCAGTCACCCGCCTCGACGACCACGACTGCGGCAAGGCCGAGACGATCCTGCTGGGCATGGTCGACCAGCGCTTCTCCGCCGGGAAGATCGCCGGCTTCGGCAAGCGGATCGGCGACGTCATCGCCGAACGCGACGGCACCGAGCAGGCCCCCGAAGACGTGGCGCGGGGGTATGAGCGGTCGTGGATCGACTCGACCCGCTCCCTGGACGGCGGCCGCTACATCAAGGGCTGGCTCAACGCCGAAGACGCCGCGATCTTCGACGGCACCCTCGCGCCCTTGGCCAAACCCGCCGGAACCGACGACCACCGCGACCTGTCCGAACGCACCGCCGCCGCACTCACCACAGTCCTGTCGGGCGGGCACAGGGCCACCCGCGTCACCGTCATCTGCGACCTGGACACCCTCACCGGCGCCACCACCCCCGCCCGTCTCACCGACGGCACCCCGATCCCCGCCGCCCAAGCCCGCCGCATCGCGCTCAACGCCGGAGTCTCACCCCTCCTCCTGGGACGCGGAAACCTGCCCCTCTACCTCGGCCACAAGGTCCGGTTCGCCACCGCTCCCCAACGCCAGGTCCTGGAAACCCTGTACGCCACCTGCGCCGTCGCGGGATGCGAGGTGCCCGGGACGCTGTGCGAGGTCGACCACGTCCACGGCTGGGCCCTCGGCCACAGCCCCACCGACATCGACCAACTCACCCTCACCTGCGGCTGGCACAACCGCTACAAACACACCCACCCCCACCGGCTCCACATCACCAAAGCACTCGACGGCCGCTACACCTACCGCCTCCACCCACCCGGAACCAGAACCCTGCCCCAACCCGGCCGCCCACCACCCTGGCCCCAGGCCGCATGAACCCACACCCACACCCACACCCACGCCCATGCCCACGCCCTAGGTCAGACCCGGCTGCTCCTTCGGCGC
It encodes:
- a CDS encoding NADP-dependent oxidoreductase — protein: MPVKTFRQMVLRERPSAGITADTFAEQTMPVPSLQDGEALVEVVWLGIDATQRTWLNPDATYTAPVGIGDVMRGSGVGRVVASRNAALPEGQWVYGDLGWREYVVARDGGLFGVNPVPDGIDPRHMLTVFGVSGLTAFFGMSRVLNIADGDTVLVTGAAGSVGSLAGQIARLLGARVIGTAGSPEKVAWVKDVAGFDACVDYRADDVPAALQAFAPDGLTAVFDNVGGVLLENALDRLAIHARIALCGSISSGYTATGYGTGPSNYMQLAFRRARMEGFIFFDYLSEFPEALSRLAGWLAAGELHWAEDVIDGLHNAPTALQRLFDGANLGKQLVRVS
- a CDS encoding isoprenylcysteine carboxyl methyltransferase family protein, whose translation is MVRRGLRRGLRRGRGRRRGRSAGRSVNRYGVLIGLVAAERLAELAVARRNRAWALRNGGVEHGRRHYPLIAAAHAGLLGGALLEARRGRSPFIPALGWPMLAVALSSQALRWWCITSLGKRWNTRVIVVPGMPLVERGPYRRLRHPNYVAVVAEGAALPLVHTGWRTALLFTATNLCLLRTRIRVENEALGHAGTSSTATTAPPMCGSGGVGRGTAAAARSW
- a CDS encoding TetR/AcrR family transcriptional regulator gives rise to the protein MAGRETRAERQQRTRAELVVSAAQLFAERGVAATSVEAIAEEAGYSRGAYHSNFETREEILNAVVDRVVGKLGPELAATLRSEGDVLGRLASYICTFLTYCAQRPVETRALIAVVAHRAATAAESYDDLVAASLSDLVALFEEGQRSGELRRFDPVMMASMLRRALDSEGLRVALGAPVDHVISELTATFSQATRSNEKA
- a CDS encoding TioE family transcriptional regulator, encoding MRPFDLAREHGISAQAVRNYERDGFIPAARRSASGYRIYTEAHAAALRAYLSLVQALGYAAAGQVMNALHDDRLDDALTVIDRGHHQLLRDRDTLSSVRQAVEHLTAEANTTPAHPDAAGPVSPDVADSVRPDAAAISAIGTIGAIGTIGDLAHRLGVTTATLRNWEDAGIIVPERDPATGYRVFRTTDVRDAELAHLLRRGGYLLDHIAAVVQQIRTAGGTDALSRSLDDWQEKLTARGLAMLKASAQLNDYLNQLDAAALTAAPGDG
- a CDS encoding Cmx/CmrA family chloramphenicol efflux MFS transporter, which produces MPLPLYLLAVAVFAMGTSEFMLAGLLPDIAADLGVPVGTAGLLTSAFALGMVAGAPLVAAVARTWPRRTSLFGFICVFLVAHAVGAVTGSFPVLVVTRIVAALANAGFLAVALATAAALVPGDRKGRALAVLLSGTTAATIAGVPGGAVLGTLLGWRATFWAVAVLCLPAAIGVLRGLPPRTGRPDEADGPALQVELAQLRRPRLVLVMLLGALVNAATFGTFTFLAPIVTGTAGLAPIWVSAVLVLFGLGSFAGVTTAGRLSDKRPGLVIAVGGPLLLLGWLALGAFAASPVALLGLVFVQGTLSFALGSTLIARVLYEASGAPTMGGSYATAALNVGAVAGPLAAAATLDTSLADLGPVWTSGVLVAAALLLALPFRRILAS
- a CDS encoding histone H1-like repetitive region-containing protein, whose protein sequence is MTESPRLARLGTHHAPDDSHPNPANAHRFPAARPPFCLAAHLPGGRPRPTVSHRGRPSAGPGNRYAPQRSIYPPHRRPPTPQPSHRPTATRRTTARHSAARHSAARHSAARHSAARHSAARHSAARRTAGHRTADRRTAARPSAARPTAARPTAARRTTGRRATARRSTARRSTARRTAGQRTAARRAAGRGWGRRVGLRARRSGRSTMIMKCAICLTPFASGAPSRWGGSGSGPCSCRLVPGRRGRTRSRWRGGPSSSASR
- a CDS encoding aldo/keto reductase; this encodes MGRLGFGAMQLPTGPGQARENSVAVARRAVELGVTLIDTAYLYGWGANEELLVEALHPFPDDVLVTTKVGVIPPEPPREAALCGRPEVLRDQVERALRRLRTERLELLQLHRVDPEVPLADQVGTLRDLRDEGKIGHIGLSEVTVAELDEARRIVDIASVQNRYNLLDREHDAVLDACTAAGIAFLPWRPVLPATTAGEVAAVAAELDATPAQVALAWLLGRSPVVLPIPGTASIGHLEENVAAAGLRLTDRQQARLDALSLDTAGA
- a CDS encoding type III polyketide synthase, with the translated sequence MRVAAVRTVVPEHHYDQDQITRAVVERAAAKEQIVRRLHAATQVTGRRLALPIDEYVKLDGFTEANGVYIETAVELAARAVGDVLDRAGISPQDVDHLVFCSSTGVATPSLDARVAQRVGLREDITRVPMFGLGCAAGAAGLSRVADYLRGRPERVAVLVCVELCSLTVQRDDSSMANLVASGLFGDGAAAVVALGDHRDTAGHRGPRVVASRSRLYPGTERLMGWDVGDHGLRVVLAADLVAHVEATLAGDVTSFLDDHGLAPGRVPSWVCHPGGPKVIEAIERELALEPGALDITWESLRTLGNLSSVSVLNVLEETIARRRPPDGTPGLLMALGPGFSAELVLLRW